The Methylobacterium currus genome contains a region encoding:
- a CDS encoding cupin domain-containing protein, which produces MFEKVRAHGGKNSILTCRAVGATGSVNFIDLTVVPSGGDIGVHTHADDNEEIYVVVSGTATMLVDGRRIAVTAGDVIVNRPGGTHGLWNTGAEEVRLVVVEVPLGASGRAGP; this is translated from the coding sequence ATGTTCGAGAAAGTCAGGGCACATGGGGGAAAAAATTCCATTCTCACTTGTCGCGCTGTCGGAGCAACCGGCAGCGTCAACTTTATCGACCTGACCGTCGTTCCGTCAGGCGGCGATATCGGCGTGCATACACATGCCGATGACAACGAGGAGATCTACGTCGTCGTCTCCGGCACCGCGACGATGCTGGTCGACGGCCGGCGCATTGCTGTGACGGCCGGGGATGTCATCGTGAACCGCCCCGGAGGGACGCACGGCCTCTGGAACACGGGCGCCGAGGAGGTGCGCCTCGTCGTGGTCGAGGTCCCGCTGGGGGCGTCCGGCCGGGCCGGGCCGTAG
- a CDS encoding iron-containing alcohol dehydrogenase, protein MAALPHDVGLTPPRSHVAAANRRTAYEVVFQEGASALLALRPWIAGQDHLVVTTPTVQALHGGAVAGLDPTGRRILVLDCTEASKTLQQVERVCRRAHELGLSRGGVLLAVGGGVCSDITTLAASWLRRGIRHVRVPTTLVGQVDAGLGYKGAVNFDGHKSYLGCFHAPAHVLIAPDFLRTLPARHQREGFAEIVKIAIVCDPDLLNLVDRHAEELVRTSFAAPRAAGRAIVWQSALLMLRELEQNPYEDQGYERLVDFGHTFSPLLEAASAHRLSHGEAVAIDMALTMALSAELGLVAPASRDRILSLLRRLGLPTDSPLLTPELCRHALEQAALHRGGRPNLVLPTDFGPSRFLQAADAVGPDLIARGLRALAHPAGTVGSGATLARLGLRAAGSLTMAGS, encoded by the coding sequence ATGGCCGCTCTCCCCCACGATGTCGGACTGACGCCACCGCGCTCGCATGTCGCCGCGGCGAACCGCCGGACGGCTTACGAGGTCGTGTTCCAGGAAGGCGCGAGCGCCCTCCTGGCGCTCCGGCCCTGGATCGCGGGGCAGGACCATCTGGTCGTCACGACGCCCACCGTCCAGGCCCTCCACGGCGGCGCCGTGGCCGGCCTGGACCCGACGGGCCGGCGGATCCTCGTGCTCGACTGCACGGAGGCAAGCAAGACATTGCAGCAGGTGGAACGCGTCTGCCGTCGGGCGCACGAACTCGGCCTGAGCCGCGGGGGCGTCCTGCTGGCGGTCGGGGGCGGCGTGTGCAGCGACATCACGACGCTCGCCGCCTCCTGGCTGCGGCGCGGCATCCGGCACGTCCGGGTGCCGACCACGCTCGTCGGCCAGGTCGATGCAGGGCTCGGCTACAAGGGAGCGGTCAACTTCGACGGGCACAAGAGCTATCTCGGCTGCTTCCATGCCCCCGCCCATGTGCTGATCGCCCCTGACTTCCTGCGCACGCTGCCGGCCCGGCACCAGCGGGAGGGTTTCGCCGAGATCGTCAAGATCGCCATCGTGTGCGATCCCGACCTCCTGAACCTCGTCGACCGGCACGCCGAGGAACTGGTCCGGACGAGCTTTGCCGCTCCCCGGGCGGCCGGCCGCGCGATCGTGTGGCAGTCGGCCCTGCTCATGCTGCGGGAGCTCGAGCAGAACCCCTACGAGGACCAAGGTTACGAACGTCTCGTGGATTTCGGGCACACCTTCAGCCCGCTTCTCGAGGCCGCCTCCGCCCACCGCCTGTCGCACGGCGAGGCCGTGGCGATCGACATGGCGCTGACCATGGCGCTCTCGGCGGAGCTCGGCCTGGTCGCTCCGGCCTCCCGGGACAGGATCCTCTCCCTTCTCAGACGGCTCGGCCTCCCGACCGATTCGCCGCTGCTCACCCCCGAGCTCTGCCGGCACGCGCTGGAGCAGGCCGCCCTCCATCGCGGGGGCCGGCCCAACCTGGTCCTGCCGACCGATTTCGGTCCGTCCCGCTTCCTGCAGGCGGCCGACGCCGTCGGCCCCGACCTGATCGCCCGGGGCCTGCGGGCCCTGGCGCATCCTGCCGGAACCGTGGGTTCGGGCGCGACCCTGGCCCGCCTGGGTCTTCGGGCCGCCGGCAGCCTCACCATGGCCGGGTCCTGA
- a CDS encoding ROK family protein, which translates to MQALVFDIGGTTTRAGLYDLGAARLLRTERAPTPSVSACSSESGRGLRDRLYDLLACLAARLGADAPGYIVVGFPGPVREGGTALRAPTLWGAERDPEPVAERVRAIWPGARIRVVNDLSAAGHGFLRHEHDDACIVTVSSGIGHKVFLDGKPAVGPSGRGGEIGHLRVDFSDEAPLCECGARGHLGALACGRAVPEQAVRLARRDPGAFARSSLAASVAGRATRVDSHLVARTFKMGDPWTVALVGVLAAPLGQALAGIHAAVGVERFVIMGGFAQALGAAYLALVGQAAAAGAWDLGQEWGRMLEFGEMGDEAGLIGAGRLAAREWGGAA; encoded by the coding sequence ATGCAGGCCCTGGTGTTCGACATCGGTGGCACCACGACCCGTGCAGGGCTCTACGATCTCGGCGCAGCCCGGCTCCTGCGCACGGAGCGGGCGCCGACGCCGTCCGTCTCCGCCTGCTCCTCCGAGTCCGGCCGGGGACTGCGCGACCGCCTCTACGATCTCCTGGCGTGTCTCGCCGCGCGCCTCGGGGCCGATGCCCCCGGCTACATCGTCGTCGGCTTCCCCGGTCCGGTCCGCGAGGGCGGCACCGCCCTGCGCGCGCCGACCCTCTGGGGCGCGGAGCGGGATCCCGAGCCGGTGGCGGAGCGCGTGAGGGCGATATGGCCGGGGGCGCGGATCCGCGTCGTCAACGACCTGAGCGCGGCCGGTCACGGCTTCCTCCGCCACGAGCACGACGATGCCTGCATCGTGACGGTCAGTTCCGGGATCGGCCACAAGGTGTTTCTCGACGGGAAACCCGCCGTCGGCCCGTCCGGCCGCGGCGGGGAGATCGGTCACCTGCGGGTCGATTTCTCCGACGAGGCTCCGCTCTGCGAATGCGGCGCGCGAGGTCATCTCGGCGCCCTGGCCTGCGGGCGGGCCGTGCCCGAGCAGGCCGTGCGCCTCGCACGCCGCGATCCGGGCGCCTTCGCGCGCTCGTCCCTCGCGGCCTCGGTCGCCGGCCGGGCCACGCGGGTCGACTCCCATCTCGTCGCGCGCACCTTCAAAATGGGCGATCCCTGGACGGTGGCGCTGGTCGGGGTGCTCGCCGCGCCGCTCGGGCAGGCGCTCGCCGGCATCCACGCCGCCGTGGGCGTCGAGCGCTTCGTGATCATGGGCGGCTTCGCGCAAGCCCTGGGGGCCGCCTACCTCGCGCTGGTCGGGCAGGCCGCCGCGGCGGGCGCCTGGGACCTCGGCCAGGAGTGGGGACGGATGCTGGAATTCGGGGAGATGGGCGACGAGGCCGGGCTGATCGGCGCCGGCCGCCTCGCCGCGCGCGAATGGGGCGGGGCCGCGTGA
- a CDS encoding 6-phospho-beta-glucosidase: MTGHLAVLGGGSPYTAALADAIADREPAVPPGSLVLAGRDPDALDAVGRYVRRRLAPLGWTTTWTTQARAALRGAGIVIHQIRYGGIAGRQRDEDLALACGLVADETLGPGALQAALRLRDPLDETCVALVQECPTAAVLNLTNPLSLTTARMIQAGVSRCMGLCELPRVTLEAAAAVLGEDPERACWAYAGLNHRGFIVRLEWDGVDRVPDLARRLGAETLNGIRADEIAALQAIPTKYFRLMRAEAPAHGQGRASFLTTLRARILEELRADSGRSPPSLRARDTAWYPRAVVPAIEALRSRRPVDREINVLAPSGVVEEGRARIDTAGAGPLLPARAPAPVEVWLAAFRDHERCLLEALERPSLSSVRRALEADPLVPAAKAEACARLVWACRQDEASVGAA, translated from the coding sequence GTGACCGGTCACCTCGCCGTGCTCGGCGGCGGGTCGCCCTACACGGCGGCCCTCGCCGACGCCATCGCCGACCGGGAGCCGGCCGTGCCGCCAGGGTCCCTGGTGCTCGCCGGTCGGGATCCGGACGCCCTCGACGCCGTCGGGCGCTACGTGCGCCGCCGGCTCGCGCCCCTGGGCTGGACCACGACCTGGACGACGCAGGCCCGGGCGGCCCTGCGCGGCGCCGGGATCGTCATCCACCAGATCCGCTACGGCGGGATCGCGGGCCGGCAGCGGGACGAGGATCTGGCGCTCGCCTGCGGTCTCGTGGCGGACGAGACCCTCGGACCCGGTGCGCTCCAGGCCGCCCTGCGCCTGCGCGACCCCCTGGACGAGACCTGCGTCGCCCTGGTGCAGGAATGCCCGACGGCGGCGGTGCTGAATCTGACCAATCCGCTGAGCCTGACGACCGCCCGCATGATCCAGGCCGGCGTCTCGCGCTGCATGGGCCTGTGCGAGCTGCCGCGGGTGACCCTGGAGGCGGCGGCCGCCGTGCTGGGGGAGGATCCGGAACGGGCCTGTTGGGCCTATGCGGGCCTGAACCACCGCGGGTTCATCGTGCGGCTGGAATGGGACGGCGTCGATCGCGTCCCGGACCTCGCGCGAAGGCTCGGCGCCGAGACCCTGAACGGCATCCGGGCCGACGAGATCGCCGCCCTTCAGGCCATCCCCACCAAATACTTCCGACTCATGCGTGCCGAGGCGCCGGCTCACGGACAGGGACGCGCCTCGTTCCTGACGACGCTGCGCGCACGAATCCTGGAGGAGCTGCGCGCCGACTCCGGCCGGTCGCCGCCGAGCCTGCGGGCCCGCGACACGGCCTGGTATCCCCGAGCCGTCGTCCCGGCGATCGAGGCGCTCCGCTCCCGCCGGCCGGTCGATCGCGAAATCAACGTCCTCGCGCCCTCGGGCGTCGTCGAGGAGGGGAGGGCCCGCATCGACACGGCAGGGGCGGGCCCCCTGCTCCCGGCCCGGGCTCCAGCCCCGGTCGAGGTCTGGCTTGCCGCCTTCCGCGACCATGAACGCTGCCTGCTGGAGGCGCTGGAGCGGCCAAGCCTGTCGTCGGTTCGCCGGGCGCTGGAGGCCGACCCGCTGGTCCCGGCCGCCAAGGCCGAGGCGTGCGCACGCCTCGTCTGGGCATGCAGGCAGGACGAGGCGTCGGTCGGGGCCGCGTAA
- a CDS encoding glycosyltransferase family 4 protein, whose amino-acid sequence MPRRLKVATIVPFLHIGGDENRLLAYLAARNAERFDHIVISGCGASREMDDLWGPIRHRFAALDVPLIDLGLPYGYESLRDASAADRQLGKMQAFARFVRRTARLLRERDIDVVDGRGDTGTVVAALAARLAGTRAVVSTNYFPQIKHAGPRSPAWHLFRGVYGLVDAVVCDSQTCLDAMRRWMLFAPPGHCIPNGIEPPLATRPAQDVAAELGVPAGATVIGQIARIQPYKGQELLLEAASRVMAEVPNALLLLCGYPSYNQEGLDYRDRLIRLIAAAGMGDRVRLAPYPGPIGDVWPLIDIHAHPTLLDSSPIALLEGMSVGKPAVTTRIGGIHELVLDGETGIVLPQSDAGLLADALLRLLRRPDEAARLGRNARSRYAAGYTSRVMAGRIEDLFEQVHASPRGRISQAA is encoded by the coding sequence ATGCCGCGCCGGTTGAAAGTCGCGACCATCGTCCCGTTCCTGCACATCGGGGGCGACGAGAACCGTCTGCTGGCCTATCTGGCGGCCCGAAACGCCGAACGGTTCGACCACATCGTGATCAGCGGCTGCGGCGCCTCCCGGGAGATGGACGATCTGTGGGGACCGATCCGGCATCGGTTCGCGGCGCTCGACGTGCCCCTGATCGACCTCGGCCTGCCCTACGGCTACGAGAGCCTGCGGGACGCCTCGGCGGCCGACCGTCAGCTCGGCAAGATGCAGGCCTTCGCCCGGTTCGTGCGGCGGACCGCGCGCCTCCTGCGCGAGCGGGACATCGACGTGGTGGACGGCCGGGGCGATACGGGCACCGTGGTGGCGGCGCTGGCCGCCCGGCTCGCCGGCACGAGGGCCGTCGTGTCGACGAACTACTTCCCGCAGATCAAGCATGCCGGCCCGCGCTCGCCGGCCTGGCACCTGTTCCGGGGGGTCTACGGGCTGGTCGACGCGGTCGTCTGCGATTCCCAGACCTGCCTGGATGCGATGCGCCGGTGGATGCTGTTCGCACCTCCGGGCCACTGCATTCCCAACGGGATCGAACCTCCGCTCGCGACCCGTCCCGCCCAGGACGTCGCGGCCGAGCTCGGCGTCCCGGCCGGCGCCACGGTGATCGGGCAGATCGCCCGCATCCAGCCCTACAAGGGACAGGAACTCCTGCTGGAAGCCGCGAGCCGGGTCATGGCCGAGGTGCCGAACGCGCTCCTCCTGCTGTGCGGCTACCCGTCCTACAACCAGGAAGGCCTGGATTACCGCGACCGGCTCATAAGGCTGATCGCGGCAGCCGGGATGGGCGACCGTGTCCGCCTGGCTCCCTACCCGGGCCCTATCGGCGATGTCTGGCCGCTCATCGACATCCACGCTCACCCCACTCTCCTGGATTCCTCCCCGATCGCGCTCCTCGAGGGCATGTCGGTGGGCAAGCCGGCCGTGACGACCCGAATCGGCGGCATCCACGAGTTGGTCCTCGACGGCGAGACCGGGATCGTGCTCCCGCAGAGCGATGCGGGCCTGCTCGCCGATGCGCTGCTGCGGCTTCTCCGGCGGCCCGACGAGGCCGCGCGCCTCGGGCGGAACGCACGCTCGCGCTACGCGGCCGGATACACGTCGCGCGTCATGGCGGGCCGCATCGAGGACCTCTTCGAGCAGGTCCATGCCTCCCCGCGCGGACGGATTTCCCAGGCCGCCTGA
- a CDS encoding sugar phosphate nucleotidyltransferase encodes MSREAAGLIMAGGAGERMRRSGSGVPKPLVPVAGKPLLEWNLLALLRAGLRDIHVSVAAADGPVRDFARSRCTDLARRQGADLAVIEEPQPLGSIGAAACLAGRGDVVAVNADNLTSLDLRAILASHRLDGAALTLAVHDEPFPIPYGQVTTEQGRVVAYREKPSLAVRVCSAVSVLGAQAVHAIEPGEAIGLPALANRLLQAGAAVHAFHHAAPWIDVNDLAARERAEAVVSRFADRFAA; translated from the coding sequence ATGTCGAGGGAAGCGGCGGGCCTCATCATGGCAGGCGGGGCGGGCGAGCGCATGCGGCGCTCGGGCAGCGGCGTGCCGAAGCCTCTGGTGCCCGTGGCCGGCAAGCCGCTGCTCGAGTGGAACCTGCTCGCGCTCCTGCGGGCGGGCCTGCGCGACATCCACGTCTCGGTCGCGGCGGCGGACGGGCCGGTGCGGGACTTCGCGCGCTCGCGCTGCACGGACCTCGCGCGGCGTCAGGGCGCGGACCTCGCGGTGATCGAGGAGCCGCAGCCCCTCGGATCCATCGGTGCGGCGGCCTGCCTGGCGGGACGCGGCGACGTGGTCGCGGTCAATGCCGACAACCTGACCAGCCTCGACCTGCGCGCCATCCTGGCCTCCCATCGGCTGGACGGCGCCGCGCTCACCCTGGCGGTCCACGACGAGCCGTTCCCGATCCCCTACGGCCAGGTCACCACGGAGCAGGGCCGCGTCGTCGCCTACCGGGAAAAGCCGAGCCTCGCCGTGCGCGTCTGCAGCGCCGTGTCCGTGCTGGGCGCACAGGCCGTGCACGCCATCGAGCCCGGCGAGGCGATCGGGCTGCCCGCCCTCGCGAACCGCCTCCTGCAGGCCGGTGCGGCGGTGCACGCCTTCCACCACGCGGCGCCCTGGATCGACGTGAATGATCTCGCCGCCCGGGAGAGGGCCGAGGCGGTGGTGAGCCGCTTTGCCGACCGGTTCGCGGCCTGA
- a CDS encoding NAD-dependent epimerase/dehydratase family protein has translation MPEPRTLSAVGDVPPPASAVPERRRPGLDGRVVAVTGGGGFIGARLLRALHRAGASVRALVGPPGAAGVVPPPGIAAWHGEIDDPSVLAPLVRDATVVLHLAGPRSVAASFGAAAAYARIHAAGTAAVADACAAAGVARLVYVSSAEVYGQPDRNPVGEEAPLAPRSPYAAAKAGGEAFVRAGAAAGGFEAVIARPFSVYGPGMAPDTLLGALVRRVRSGAPVEVFDPRPVRDYCHVDDVVTALVASCTAALPEPTRIYNLASGVGLPVAELARRVLALAGRTDAPRLAPTADRPRGADILALVGDPARAASELGWGATMTLEGGLAAMLRGGP, from the coding sequence ATGCCCGAGCCGCGCACCCTGTCCGCGGTGGGCGACGTCCCGCCCCCCGCATCCGCCGTCCCAGAGCGGCGCCGCCCGGGGCTGGATGGCCGCGTCGTGGCGGTGACGGGCGGCGGCGGCTTCATCGGCGCCCGGCTGCTCCGTGCCCTGCACCGGGCGGGGGCCAGCGTCCGCGCGCTCGTCGGGCCCCCGGGCGCCGCGGGGGTGGTGCCGCCACCGGGCATCGCGGCGTGGCACGGCGAGATCGACGATCCGTCCGTTCTGGCGCCCCTGGTCCGCGATGCGACGGTCGTCCTCCACCTCGCCGGGCCCCGGTCCGTCGCGGCATCCTTCGGAGCCGCGGCGGCCTACGCCCGCATCCACGCCGCCGGCACCGCCGCGGTGGCGGATGCCTGCGCGGCGGCCGGGGTGGCCCGGCTGGTCTACGTGTCGTCGGCGGAGGTCTACGGCCAGCCCGACCGGAACCCCGTCGGTGAGGAGGCGCCGCTCGCGCCGCGTTCCCCCTACGCCGCCGCCAAGGCCGGGGGCGAGGCCTTCGTCCGGGCCGGCGCCGCCGCGGGGGGGTTCGAGGCGGTGATCGCCCGCCCATTCAGCGTCTACGGGCCCGGCATGGCGCCCGACACGCTGCTCGGCGCCCTCGTGCGCCGGGTGCGATCCGGTGCTCCGGTCGAGGTCTTCGATCCCCGCCCGGTCCGCGATTATTGCCACGTCGACGACGTCGTGACGGCTTTGGTCGCGAGCTGCACCGCCGCGCTCCCGGAGCCGACGCGGATCTATAACCTCGCCAGCGGCGTCGGCCTTCCGGTCGCGGAACTGGCCCGTCGCGTGCTCGCCCTGGCCGGGCGGACCGACGCACCGCGCCTCGCCCCGACGGCGGACCGTCCGCGCGGTGCCGACATCCTCGCGCTCGTCGGGGACCCCGCGCGGGCCGCCAGCGAGTTGGGCTGGGGCGCGACCATGACCCTCGAGGGCGGCCTCGCCGCGATGCTGCGGGGCGGCCCGTGA
- a CDS encoding NAD-dependent epimerase/dehydratase family protein, giving the protein MTDRILITGAQGFLGRYLAADWLAAEPDAVILGLGRSPALPDTFTHVVHWGDAALPAPLPPRLGRALATPRYGYRVINIADGPALARAIREVRPDIVVHLAAALRDDPPDRLVSTNIGGVVSLLGALRESSVVPRKVILGSSGSVYGADPGREPPFSEEACCAPMDPYAATKRAAEDLGRILAEAASLPVVWGRIFNPVGAGQDERHLCGWLGRQIAEAGAGLRPPSVTVGALDTTRDYIDVRDVARALRVLAAHGQPGRAYNVASGRETSGEDVLAMLVGLGGLAAPVDVVRRPARRGDVARSFADVSRLTALGYRPRHSLRDSLTAVLAYYRACVAARVVGAPGG; this is encoded by the coding sequence GTGACGGACCGCATCCTGATCACCGGCGCACAGGGCTTTCTCGGCCGCTACCTGGCCGCGGACTGGCTGGCGGCCGAGCCTGATGCCGTCATTCTCGGCCTCGGCCGTTCTCCTGCCTTGCCGGACACCTTCACGCACGTCGTCCATTGGGGGGACGCCGCGCTGCCGGCGCCCTTGCCCCCGAGACTCGGTCGGGCCCTGGCCACGCCCCGCTACGGATACCGGGTGATCAACATCGCCGATGGCCCGGCCCTGGCCCGGGCGATCCGGGAGGTCCGCCCCGACATCGTGGTGCATCTGGCCGCCGCCCTGCGGGACGATCCGCCGGACCGCCTCGTGAGCACGAATATCGGCGGGGTGGTGTCCCTCCTGGGGGCGCTCCGGGAATCCAGCGTGGTTCCGCGGAAGGTGATCCTCGGCTCGTCCGGCTCCGTCTACGGTGCGGATCCCGGCCGCGAGCCCCCGTTCAGCGAGGAAGCCTGCTGCGCTCCCATGGACCCCTACGCCGCCACCAAGCGGGCGGCGGAGGACTTGGGACGCATCCTGGCGGAGGCGGCTTCCCTGCCGGTGGTGTGGGGCAGGATCTTTAACCCGGTCGGCGCCGGTCAGGACGAGCGCCATCTCTGCGGCTGGCTCGGCCGGCAGATCGCCGAGGCCGGGGCCGGGCTGCGCCCCCCCTCCGTGACGGTCGGAGCGCTCGATACCACGCGGGACTACATCGACGTCAGGGACGTCGCCCGTGCATTGCGCGTTCTGGCCGCCCACGGCCAGCCGGGACGGGCCTACAACGTGGCGTCCGGCCGCGAGACCAGCGGCGAGGACGTCCTCGCGATGCTCGTCGGGCTCGGCGGCCTGGCCGCTCCGGTCGACGTTGTCCGGCGGCCGGCCCGACGGGGAGACGTCGCCCGCAGCTTCGCCGATGTGAGTCGCCTTACCGCGCTGGGATACCGGCCCCGTCATTCCCTGCGTGACAGCCTGACGGCGGTACTGGCCTATTATCGCGCGTGCGTCGCCGCGCGGGTCGTCGGCGCACCGGGAGGATGA
- a CDS encoding CBS domain-containing protein produces the protein MHAQILAREIMVRRIAGLRADATITQAIGLTLDRRIGALPVADREGRLVGIVSEADLLRRGERGTERERPRSLQDLLSPGRRPAEYARACGRRVDAVMTRGLVTVGEEASLVEGVAPMERHRVKRLPVRCAARMVGIAACTDLVRTPAEAARARASAARRRRHGIRVGRERPARPHDPDRAALGRGRRRSGRSGAARGPVRRSGAAGRCVHPLIRPPARERKP, from the coding sequence ATGCACGCCCAGATTCTCGCTCGTGAGATCATGGTGCGGCGGATCGCCGGCCTCCGCGCCGACGCGACCATCACCCAGGCCATCGGCCTGACGCTGGACCGGCGCATCGGCGCGCTGCCGGTCGCGGACCGGGAGGGGCGGCTCGTCGGCATCGTCAGCGAGGCCGACCTGCTGCGCCGGGGCGAGCGCGGCACCGAGCGGGAGCGGCCGCGCTCGCTGCAAGACCTGCTCAGCCCCGGACGGCGGCCCGCCGAGTATGCCCGCGCCTGCGGCAGGCGGGTCGACGCGGTCATGACCCGGGGGCTGGTGACGGTCGGCGAGGAGGCCTCCCTCGTCGAGGGCGTCGCCCCGATGGAGCGCCACCGCGTCAAGCGCCTGCCGGTTCGGTGCGCGGCTCGGATGGTCGGCATCGCCGCCTGCACCGACCTCGTGCGGACGCCGGCGGAGGCGGCGCGGGCACGCGCCTCCGCCGCGCGGCGACGCCGCCATGGAATCCGTGTCGGGCGTGAGCGGCCTGCACGACCCCATGATCCGGATCGAGCCGCTCTCGGGCGAGGTCGTCGTCGTTCCGGACGAAGCGGCGCGGCAAGAGGTCCGGTACGGCGAAGCGGCGCGGCCGGCCGATGCGTCCACCCCCTGATCCGTCCTCCGGCGCGGGAGCGCAAGCCGTGA
- a CDS encoding HlyD family secretion protein yields the protein MISASLSAPPPTATTPLAESPELAGIAPGQALVPTPPPTPPPALPAGRTGWRRSVWLAMLAALLVGAAAGFAWWRSRPPVLPPGFAQGNGRLEADEIDIDTKFAGRVARLLADEGDMVRKGQVVAVMDTRDLEEQAGQAEARAGQAERNLEEAGQSLAQQERAVLAAEALVAQARRTVEEAKANLDQAQSVMRLARQAFARTSALVAKGYATGEMLDMRQQALDGATAAQGAAAARVGAADQALLAARHAAEGAAAAREAASARIGAARHARDAALHGLDYIRVNIADNSLTAPRDGPIQYRVANAGEVLAAGGRVFTMLDAGYVYMDVYLPTAQAGRVRIGAEGRIVLDAYPDHVIPARAVFVANEAQFTPKTVETKDERDKLMFRIRLRVDPERLKGREALVRTGLPGIGVVRTDEAAAWPARLSPSPPPAAVAGAR from the coding sequence GTGATCTCGGCCTCTCTCTCCGCGCCTCCTCCCACCGCGACGACGCCTCTCGCGGAGAGCCCGGAGCTCGCCGGCATCGCTCCGGGGCAGGCGCTCGTTCCCACACCGCCGCCCACACCGCCGCCCGCCCTGCCGGCCGGACGGACGGGCTGGCGGCGCAGCGTCTGGCTCGCGATGCTCGCAGCCCTCCTGGTCGGGGCGGCCGCCGGCTTCGCCTGGTGGCGCTCACGCCCACCCGTGCTGCCGCCGGGCTTCGCGCAGGGAAACGGGCGCCTCGAGGCCGACGAGATCGACATCGACACCAAGTTCGCCGGCCGCGTCGCCCGGCTCCTCGCCGACGAAGGCGACATGGTGCGCAAGGGTCAGGTCGTCGCCGTGATGGACACACGCGACCTCGAGGAGCAGGCGGGCCAGGCCGAAGCCCGGGCCGGCCAGGCCGAGCGCAACCTGGAGGAGGCCGGACAGAGCCTCGCCCAGCAGGAGCGGGCGGTGCTCGCCGCCGAGGCCTTGGTGGCGCAGGCCCGGCGGACGGTGGAGGAGGCGAAGGCCAATCTCGACCAGGCACAGAGCGTGATGCGCCTCGCCCGGCAGGCCTTCGCCCGCACCTCCGCCCTCGTCGCGAAGGGATATGCGACCGGCGAGATGCTCGACATGCGTCAGCAGGCCCTGGACGGCGCGACCGCGGCGCAGGGCGCCGCGGCGGCCAGGGTCGGTGCGGCCGACCAGGCGCTGCTCGCCGCCCGCCACGCCGCCGAGGGTGCCGCTGCCGCCCGCGAGGCGGCCTCCGCCCGGATCGGCGCCGCCCGGCACGCCCGCGACGCCGCACTCCACGGCCTCGACTACATCCGCGTCAACATCGCGGACAATTCCCTGACCGCTCCCCGCGACGGGCCGATCCAGTACCGCGTCGCGAATGCCGGCGAGGTGCTGGCGGCCGGCGGCCGGGTGTTCACGATGCTCGACGCAGGCTACGTCTACATGGACGTTTACCTGCCCACGGCGCAGGCCGGGCGCGTCCGGATCGGGGCCGAGGGGCGCATCGTGCTCGACGCCTACCCGGACCACGTCATCCCGGCCCGGGCCGTGTTCGTGGCGAACGAGGCGCAGTTCACGCCCAAGACGGTCGAGACGAAGGACGAGCGCGACAAGCTGATGTTCCGCATCCGCCTGCGGGTCGATCCCGAGCGGCTGAAGGGACGCGAGGCCCTGGTGCGGACCGGGCTGCCCGGGATCGGCGTCGTGCGCACCGACGAGGCCGCCGCCTGGCCCGCGCGGCTGTCCCCGAGCCCGCCCCCGGCCGCCGTGGCGGGAGCCCGATGA